Sequence from the Microtus pennsylvanicus isolate mMicPen1 chromosome 12, mMicPen1.hap1, whole genome shotgun sequence genome:
CAGTTACTACCTGATTTTGTAAACAAAATGTGTAATCCAATCTCTTCATTGTGGACAAATGTCTAGTCAATGGCACTGAGGATTCTTAGTCTTCTAATGCGGGGATTTTAGACTGGAGAGAGAAacagtttcatcatctttttCAGAGGTGTCGATACTTTTGCTTCCGTGTGTTTGGGCTTCTCATTTCTCTGTGCTTTCCTCAGATGAACTTCCGCTCTGGAACCGTCCTCCTCCAAGGTACCTCTCAGTAATCAGCCTACCTTGTGGCAGGTAGAAACGATTTAACTGGAAGCCGTAGTTGTAGTTTGGAAGGAGAGAAGGTCTGTTAGGAAGCCTCAGGTAGAAGCCAGGCCTTTGCAGAAAATAAGTCCAAGTCCACAGGGGCATCCTTGGGTTGAGTTGGGCCCTTGTTACTGTAGGTCTCCCTGTTGTGGGCGGAGGGGTGAGTGTGAAGATTTGACAGTCTGTAGGGTTCCCATTGTTTGGTGAGCCACCAGGAGGGGTCACTACATCTTGTCCTGTGGAAATGAAAATGTAGGTCAGGAAATGGGCCTGGCAGCAGAAGCGGAGAAAGTTAGATCCCTCAGGGTGAAGGTGGGAGAGAGAAGTGAAGTGCAACACGGAGACATTTGAAAGCGTGGCAGTGGTCCAAGGGAACGAAGCGTGGACACACCTAGTGATCCACGTTTCCATCTGGGGAACTGGcccaaaagaaacaaatgcatATTTACCCCAAAATACTAGTTCAAACATGTCCATAGCAGTCTAGAAAACCCAAACGCCCATCAATAGGAGAAGAGCTGAATAAACCGTGTGTGTTCATACAATGCAACAGTCTCTGGGAGCGCAGAGGAAGAACAGCTAATACCTAGAAACCGAGAGTCCATGTTATGTTGAACAAAGGAAACTGGACAGAAAACTATGTACATCGTAAGAGTCCATTTATAGGAAGTTCAAGAGTAAGCAAGATGAAGCTATGGTTAAAAAACCAATCAGGCCAACTGAGGGTAAGCACAGATGTTCTTTCATGGAGGAATTAACCAAGAAACTCTTTAGGCCATGTTCTACACCTTGATCTTGGTGGTTATTAAGTAGATTTGGATATatgtaacatacacacacataacatatgtATACCGGTTTAAAATGTGGTAAGGTTGTACTTTTAAGATTTGAAGgtattattttttgtatatgaCTTAcaacaaaataaggaaaattcactgaaataaaaaaaaaagaatttatttactattaagaaaataaaccggagccaggtgatggtggcgcacgcttttaattccagtactcgggaggcagaggcagaggcagaggcagaggcagaggcagaggcagaggcagaggcagaggcagaggcagaaggatctctgtgagttcgaggccagtctggtctacagagctagttccaggacaggctccaaaactatagagaaaccttgtctcgaaaaagaaaaaaaaaaaactaaaaagaaaagtctggcagtgtttgtgcatgcctttaatactagcacttgggaagcagaggcaggtggatctctgtgagttggagggcagcctggtctacaaaatgagttcaaggacagccagagctgttatacagagaaaccttgtcttaaataaAGGCAGACAACTCATGTTTGAGAAGAAATCTGGATGTACCCAAGTGTCACTTCCTCCCGTGCTGTGTCACTGGTTGAGTTGGTCTCGGCTGTGCAGAGTTGTTTGGCTTAGCATGCGTCTCTCTAGACACGAGACGACGGGCAGACATAATGGTGGAAACATGAGCCTCCCACAGGAGACTGAGAGTGCTGATGAATTTAGGAAGAACTAGATCCTCCCCCTGTTGGTACAGTTGATGTGAGCTTCGTGGCTGCCCGGGATGTGCTTATCCAGCCACCAGAGTCCTTAGTCCCTTTTTGAATTCACAGTCCTTCCAAATGTCAGTCTTGAACACCTGGACATGACTAACTGGGCTGTTGATGGACACTCAACATTCACTTGCTAGTCATTGAGGAATTAGGActcctggaattacagatggcagtgagctaccatgtgttgctgggaattgagcctgggtcttctggaagagcagttagtgtacttaaccactgagccatctctccagccccgtcatCTTATTAAATTCCATGATGATTGGGTGCTAGAGCATGACATGAAGATTTTCTCCTAGGTTGAGCTGTCTAGAAGTTTAGTGTTCTCTTCTGGGAATCCACAAGGCCCAAGATCAAGGTGCAACTTGCTTCTATCACTGACTTGAGGCAGTCAACAAGACCATATAAGTATGTTATGATATTTTCCTAACAAACTAATCACATGGTGATTATATTAGGTCACTGATGGGGAACTTCcttagccaatggcctttgagaggctggacaaGGTAGGGCATGACCTTTGGGTACCAAAAAGTCCATGGGAACACCCACCCACTCAGCCTCTTCTTTCCACTCGtcacacctggatgttggacccCATTCCTATTTCCTCCTTGAGATCTGCGAAAAACCTTAGTATACCCTATTTGgagttagtgtgggattatttgattcGCATTCCCCCAATCTGACATGTTTTGCTTCAGTTCACTACTTAGAAACACAAGTGTTCTAAAATGTAAGAACAttggctggagtgatggctcagtggttaagagcactggccactcatccaggggacccaggtttgattcctgcacacacatggtggcttataaccatccATAACTACCCTCTTCTACTAGGCACACAGgtggtatgcagacatacatgtgggcagaacacccatttacataaaataaaacttaataaaaataaaatgtaagagccTAGGAGTTGGTTTGAGAATCTGTCACATGTTACAAAGTCAAACCGTCCTGTCACCTGACGTCATCTGTGCTTCCTTTCCCTGGCTCCACTGACCCTGTCCATCTGTCCTTTTGTGTGACCTCATTCTGCCCACTTCCTGTCATCATCTAGCCTTTCTCCTTAAAGTGCTTTCAAAACTCCAATGATGATTCGAAGAATCCACCTCTCCAAGATTATTCAATGTCACATTTCAGAGAGGAAACAGTGATCCGCCATGAACTTTTTAGGTTCTTTTGTTAAAGCGGGCTATAAACTACATATACATTCGACAGCAGTGGCTGTCTCCTCCACTCTACAAACGCTCCTTTGCAAAGCCTAATATTCCTGGGCTTAAAATTGGGTTCCAGATGTCTACAGTTCTATTTTGTACCTCTTTTCCCTACAGCTCTCATCTAGTCCCCACGTTAGAGCTCCCTAGGGAGATCCTTCATCTTCCCTGCATGAAGGCGGTGTGATAGCCCCTCCCTTGCCAGAACTTCCTAGTAGGCTTGGCCACCAGCATCACTCTTACCAGAGCCATGAGGTTATCATTTCTGAGATATCTACTGGCCCCACCCCAGCGCCTGTGGAAGAACCGAATCAATTGAGAGAAATCTCCATCTCTAGAATTGTAAAAGTTCCCACGTTCCTACACATGGGGGATAGTGTGAGGATTAACACATATTTCCCACATGTTACACACTGCCAAACCAGCACAAGCACTGGACAGCAGAGCTAAGCATCCCGAAAGCCTAATGAGACCGAAGCAGGTCACGAAGTTGAATGTTGATTAAAAACAGCTGGAGAGGCAGGGCAGCATGACGTTCCAGGGGCAGAATCCCTGAGTCCTGCTTCTAATATTGTGACTATAGGCGGATGCCCTCACCCGAGAGCTCTCCTTATTCGTAAGATGGAGAGAATAATATGACCTGTACAATGGGCTTGTGAGATTACCCAAAATAAGATATTCATGGTTCTCGATGTGTCCTGCTGCACAGTGCACGGTACACATTTAGTGAGTTGGCAGTCGCCACTGTCAATTGTTATGGCTGTGGATGCTGTAGAAGGATTTTTTAGCAGCCCAAGCTCCagttcttaggtccatttgttaaCATGATCTGTGCATCGAGGTGAGGATAGGCCTAAAGTACATAGTTATAAAATGTAGGATCTTGTTGGCCATTGCTGATGCCCTAGGGACCTGGAACACTTCTGGATGACAGTGTTTTTAGTAAACACTCGGTGTATTCACCCAATGGCTAGGCAGACtttggctggtttttttttttggcgttTTTGTGGTATTCAGTGAGTATATAATTCCTGTTTTTGAATGTCttcaataataatttatatttaaaattatagtatTGTATAATAAACTCCAAAATATTGTTTGGAGTTTGGCTATCAATTTTAAATGGGCTTATTACAGTCTAGACATGAAATTTATAACACACCCAAAAactagcacttaaaaaaaaaggtaacgaTGAGCAGATCTTTTTCTAATTACCTGTAGTCTGTGGTTTACTGGGCAGACAATAGCTGTTTTGTAGTGAACTGTAGTGCTTTTTAGAGATGCAGGCTTGGGACTTGATGTCTAGGTATGCCATTCTTCCCTCACAAAGTGCCGGAGCCTTAGAATTCCCACGCCATCTCAGACTTGGACCACAAAGAGGTACCAGTGCCGTGGTTAACTGACTCATAATAATTGTAACTTAATCCATTTCGTAGACTCAGAGAACGATTGACTATTTTGGTCAAACCCCTCATTTGAAAGATGTGGTTTCGAGCCCAGCAGATGTCCTGTAGGCCTCTCTCAGTGTGTTGTCAGTGAAGCGGGTTCCACAGTGAGCGTGGCCCCTGTCAGGTGCTGAATTAAATGCAGAGACGACAAAGACAGCGCCTGCCTCTGAGGATGGGGAAGATGCTACAGATATACAGATCTGCATTCCGGACTGGAATGGCACATATGCTGTAGGTGATGTACGGATTGCCATGACAACCCAAAGATGGGAAAGAGGGGAAAAACGGCTCTCTTACAATACTGTGTCTTGAGAAAGCTTGCAAATGCATCATTATGGTCACATTTAAATGCGGCTACTTGAAGCAGGATTGCAGAAAGCGGATGTGAAGCAGGAAAGGTGCAGCTGCTGCCATGGAGGGGCGAGGGCCTAGGGAGTGTGGGACATGATGACCCTGTTGGGAGGTCAGTCCCACAACAAACTCAAGTGAGTGAGGACGTAGAACCTAGACTGTAAGCTCAGAGATCAAATCTCACATTTCAAATGGTATTTTTACCTGTTTGGGGACATGGTTTCATTAAGTAGCTCTGGTtgtccatcctggaactcaccatgtagactaggctggccctgaactcacagacagCGTTGTAATTCCATGTTGGCATTGTTAGCTTGGTAACCATGTGACAATAATAGCATTTGTGTAATGCTTTTAATGTGAGAAtttcttaatttctctctctccctccctcttccttcctttcttttcttttgcacatAGTTCAATGGTCCTCTTCAGCTCCACTATAATGCATATTAATATTGTTGGTTTACATATGAGAAATTCATGTGTAATGCTCAAAGAGGCTACAAGTGTCTCAAATCACAGTGCTGAGACTTGGATTCAGATGAGAAAATCCAGCCTTTCATTTAACCACATGAGCTGATGAGAGCAGATATAAACATTTCCAAATTATGGAAATGTATAATCATAAAGCCACATTTGCCTTCCATATGGTATTAACTATTTAACCCCCACATagtaaataaaaacccaaacgCTTACCTTCTGCCATAGTTAGCACTGACCAGCAGACCAGGACCCAGAAGTGGAATCCAGGAGCCATGGCTTCTGCCCTGAGCACTCACGCTGCTCTGGACCCAAGGCTGCTTTAAAGGAGAGTGCCTGAGTCACTGGCAGGTGAGTCAGGCAATTAGCATGAGCACAGTGGACCACAACTACCTGGatgtgtggggagagagagaaaaattctcaaGGAAATACCAGACTGCATTCATTGACCTGAAGCTCCTGCTAAAGCTTGGCAAGTGCCGTTCATCTTGCCTTCATTTGGACTGCCCCTTCAATGTCCTTTAAGTTCTAAACACTCCCCCACTGTACTGCCTTCTCCTTACTGTGCCTGTGGTTCCTCAGCTGATGGGAAGGTCCCTTAGTtgcttttctactgctgtgacaaagcactgTGACCAAAGCGATTTGTAGAAGAGCgactctcaacctttctaatgctgcgacccGGTGACCCCCAcccctaaaattatttcattgctatttcataactgtaattttgctactgttatgaatcatattgtaaatatctgatatgcaggatatctgataggtGATCTCTGTGAAAGTGTTCTTTGACCTCAAAGGGGTAGCGACCCACAGGTTGGAAACCATTGTTTTAgatgaaagagtttatttaggcttacagtttcagacggTGAGTCCATGATCACCATGGTGGGGATCtcttgtctgaggttttctgtcctgcctggttcccgtagtcattaagtcccaaagaaatcacacagaggtctatgttaattataaactgattggcccattagctcagacttcttattaactcttacaacttatattagcccattatacttgtctgttagccacatggctcagtatcttattcggcgaggcagtcacatcttgcttcttctgtggcatgatctttggaggtgtgtgtgtgttagtctgTGTTCtctcactgtgacaaaatgcttgagaatcaatttgaaaagaagaaagatttattttgacatAAGCTCAGAAGTTCTAGCTCTTGCTCAGTTGTTTCTGTTGCTTTCGGAGCTGTGGTGAGAACATTATTGCAGGGGCCACAGATGCTTTTCTCACAGTGACCAGGAAACCAAGGGAGTCCCTTTAAGGGCACCAACCCTCAGTGACCTCACTTCCATTCAACAGTCTCCATCTGGCAAAGGTCCCACCACCCAGTTGTGCTCCAGGCTGGGGAGCACCACTGGGCATTTGGGGAGATTCAAAATTTGAACTATAATAAGTACCTCCCTCAGAGAACTGTTATTGACACAACGCTCAAACTGTTGTGCAAGCCTGTGAAAAGCGAGCATTTGTgggtttttaattaaattatcatAACTTCAATTCAGAATTTGTTCTCTTAGAACATTCTCTCAAAAGACTGCGTTGATCAGAGTTTTCATCTGCACTTTAGGAAGAGCAGATTTAGTCATAGTCTTGGGATTTAAAGGGTGACAATCTAGAGATGCCACCAGAGGGTCAAGATGGAGTTCTGAAGGCAAAGAGCCGCAAATGAGAAAGCAGTAAATTCCTCATTCTTGATTTTGGTCCTTGAAAAAAATTCGAGAACAATTTTTGTTTAGGGATGATGGATCTCACTACAttgcccagactggtcttgaacttgtgggcTCAAGTTATAGTCCAGACTCTGGAGTAACTGCAACTCAAGGCTGTGTTACCATGCTGTGTGCCCATTATGTCAGACATTGTTCCAAACTATTGGACTACAGACAAAATATCAGCTCCAAGGTTCATGCCACAGGGCTCTAGACGAACACAGGAATAAAGTATTTAGTGTGCTATCACATGTTAGAATGCCCTGTAATATACGctacaggaaaatgaaaatgttcaagGTAAGAAACGTGGGGAGGTTGGCATTTTAATTCAAAGATGATATCTGAACAAAGACTTGAGGGCAGTGGGGAAGTCATGCATGTGGATGTCTGGAGCAAGACTTAATCAGACAGATGCTATAGCCAGTGCAAAGCCCCTGAAGCAGAAGTAAGGTTGCATAGAATATCTGCAAGCATGGAGACAGTTGTAGTTGGGCAGGAGAACGTCATTACGGAGAGGTATAGGAGTACCAGGAGGCTGGCTAGCTATCGTGGGTACGATGGGGAGCAACTGGAGTATTttacagagaggcacacacaatCCTACTTATGTGTTAAAAAGATAACTCTGCCCATTGACTGGAGAGTAGATAAGGCTGGAGGTAAGATGGAAGTGGAGGTTGAGGGAGGAAGAGGACACATTGCCTAACCCACACATCAGCCCAACCAATGCTGGCGGTCCATGTGGTGACAGATGTCACAGTCAAATCCATCTCACGCCTTGACACAGTGTTTTGTATCTGTTCTTTGGCTCTGGACTTCGTGGTGAAGTCTGTATAGCATGGTATAAATTTGACCTTTTTCAAATGGATGGAAGCATCTTTGCTTTAGCCTTTGGGAGCCCTCCATAAGCAGATTTGGGATAATGTCTAGCTTGTCTGTGGAtggagtggtgggaggggcctCTGCCTATTCACGGTGATTATGCACGTCGTCATTATAGGGAAGGACAAAGAAGCTAGGTTTATCTAGGGGTCTTTAGTGCTTTGCTGTACCCTGCGTTTTGGatctagggatttttttttttaaatcactttctgCTCTTGATCATACACTGTCAAGActaattttatgtattattttggcTGGGTTTTAGTGTTTGGATATGTAATCAAATATTGTTTGCAGTGCCATTGTGAAGGTATACTGGGATGAGGTTTATACTTAAGTCTGTGGACTAAGTGATACAGGTTTGTCTTCCCCCATGTGAGTTAGTGGACCTCAACGAGTCAGTGGAAAGCCCCCAAAGATTAAGTCAGACCTTCCCCTGAATGTGAGGGCAGCCTCAGATTACAACTATTTCCCAAGCTTTTCTCCAGATCTCTGGTCACCCAGACTACCCTGTGAACTTTAAACTCatcagcttttacaacttaatGAACTGACTCCTTAAAACCAACCCTCTCCTAGCATACATGTTTTATTAGTTCTTCTCTGGAGAACACTAACATACATGACATTTCCTCTGTGTTGATGTACATACATGCCACTGCAGAGGCTTAGTGGCTAGATACCATTTTGGGTGGTCTAGAGAATAATTTATAGTAGCAATATTTTTAGTGTTGAATGAGTGAGTTTATTAAAtaacatatgagagagagagagagagagagagagagagagagagagagagagagagagagagcgcatgagGGAGCAAAATATCATCAAATCAGAAACTCAAGACATCCAGTAGAAACTTTAAGGAGCCAGTTGGAATTTCCGGTAGAGACAGTGTGGCGCAGAGCAGAGTGTCCCCTGGGTGAGACTTCCCAGTAAAAGAATGACCAGCAGGAAGGTAATATCAATTTGAGGGCTTATAAACATCCAGTAAAATCCACTGGGAAAGTTGAGGCAGTCGGCTGGAGCTCTCAAGTGAGATTCTCTCCATGACTAATCTTCCTGTGGCCAGTTTCTCTTCCTTACAGAAGGCACGATATTATGGGATAAATATTAACACCTGTTGGAAATAGCTCACCTTCTACTGGTCCTCAAAGACACGGTGTTTTTACTTGCGGCTGTTTTCTGTTCTCCTCCCACGCTATGACAGGTGAGGCGGGGCAGCCCATCCCCAGACTTCACAGAATACTTTGAGACAAATATGCTTGGGTGTGAAGCTGGTGGGCAGCTCCTGCTCCACAGTCTCCTTATCAGTGAGCTCAGACAACGCAGGACTGTTTGTTAATACAATGTACAGGCACATACAAAGACATTCAGTCCATCAGTTGCTAC
This genomic interval carries:
- the Odaph gene encoding odontogenesis associated phosphoprotein, whose product is MAPGFHFWVLVCWSVLTMAEGQDVVTPPGGSPNNGNPTDCQIFTLTPPPTTGRPTVTRAQLNPRMPLWTWTYFLQRPGFYLRLPNRPSLLPNYNYGFQLNRFYLPQGRLITERYLGGGRFQSGSSSEESTEK